Proteins from a single region of Lepus europaeus isolate LE1 chromosome 4, mLepTim1.pri, whole genome shotgun sequence:
- the PTP4A3 gene encoding protein tyrosine phosphatase type IVA 3: MARMNRPAPVELSYRNMRFLITHNPTNATLSTFIQDLKKYGATTVVRVCEVTYDKAPLERDGITVVDWPFDDGAPPPGKVVDDWLSLLKAKFCDDPGSCVAVHCVAGLGRAPVLVALALLESGMKYEDAVQFIRQKRRGAINSKQLTYLEKYRPKQRLRFKDPRTHRARCCVM; the protein is encoded by the exons ATGGCGCGGATGAACCGGCCGGCCCCCGTGGAGCTGAGCTACAGGAACATGCGCTTCCTCATCACCCACAACCCCACCAACGCCACCCTCAGCACCTTCATCCAG GACCTCAAGAAGTACGGCGCCACCACGGTGGTGCGCGTGTGTGAAGTGACCTATGACAAGGCCCCGCTGGAGAGAGATGGCATCACTGTGGTG GACTGGCCCTTTGACGATGGGGCGCCCCCGCCCGGCAAGGTGGTGGACGACTGGCTGAGCCTGCTTAAGGCCAAGTTCTGTGATGACCCGGGCAGCTGCGTGGCCGTGCACTGCGTGGCCGGCCTGGGACG GGCCCCGGTGCTGGTGGCGCTGGCGCTGTTGGAGAGCGGCATGAAGTATGAAGACGCCGTCCAGTTCATCCGACA GAAGCGCCGTGGGGCCATCAACAGCAAACAGCTCACCTACCTGGAGAAGTACCGGCCCAAGCAGAGGCTGCGGTTCAAGGACCCCCGCACGCACAGGGCCAGGTGCTGTGTGATGtag